A window of Candidatus Poribacteria bacterium genomic DNA:
CACAGGTTTAAGGCAAGCTCACGTAGCGGTTCAAGATTCGGCGGTAACGTCGGCACCACTGTTAACTGGCGAAGTGGCTTCATCTAATCCGTTCTCCTTCCGAAATCTAAACGACTTTTGCGTTTGATTGTTGTGTTTTCAAAGTGATGTAGGTGCCCTGCTTCCGTTGCTCGAAATCTAATTTTCCTTCGCGAGCGAGCCAACCAACACCCATTAAAACTGTCCGTTCATTTACACCGATTTCGCGTGTTAATTTTGTAACAGTGGCTTCGTTGTTATTTTCGAGATAGTGCCATATAGCACCCGCTACACTTCCAATACTTTCTAACATTTCTACCTCCATAAAGGATGAAAATTTCAGGGATTATTTGTTGAATACATGCTAACCAATGCTTTGTACGACTTACATCTGAGTCTCTCAGGGAATGATGCTTTGTCGCACAAACCTTCAATATATATTATAGTGGCTTTTGGCGAGGTTGTCAAGGACAAAGATTTGCGGACAGAGGCATTCAGTTGTCAGCAGTTGACGGTCCGTTATTGGTTGTGAGTCGCAGGGAAAATTGGATGGGTCTCGTACTCAGGATACAGAATTTGACACCTATTCTAATATCATGATATAATCTTTCGTAAAGAATGCGATTTTGGTAATTTTTTCATCCTTTTGGGTTGCTTGCAAGCCCGCGTAAAAAACATTAGACGAGGTAAAAAATTTTGAGTATTGTTGTTCATGTAACACACGAGGCTATCCAAAAAATGGGCGGCATCGGGGCAGTTTTAGAAGGGTTGCTGACAACCCGCAGCTACAATGAAGCGATTGAACGCACTTTTCTCGTCGGACCCCTCTTTCCTGGTGCCGACTTGGGAGAATTGGATGCTGTGCTGTATCGCTCCAGTGAAGGGATAGCAGACACACCCCACGCACATGCGCTCAGTGAGATTGAGCATAATTATGATGTAGAACTCGTTTACGGACAGCGAAAGTTTGTGGATAAAAATAACAACGTTACGACCCTCACGGACGTAATGTTGGTAAACGTGTCAAATAGCAATGAAGTTCGGACGAGTCAATTTAAGTGGCATCTCTATGAACATTTTGACATCGAATCAAGTCGGTATGAGAGTGAATGGGAATATGAAGAGTATGTCCGCCTTGCCGAACCCGCGTATGATGCATTACAGGTCCTTATCGGTGGAAAGACGAATACCCCAGTGTTTGTCATCTCCCACGAATTTATGGGGATGCCGCTTGCGCTCAAGACACTGATTGAACGCCAGAACAACAAAGACGCTGTGAACATGCGCACTGTCTTTTATGCCCATGAAGTGGCAACGATACGTCCCATTGTTGAGGGAC
This region includes:
- a CDS encoding winged helix-turn-helix domain-containing protein; the protein is MLESIGSVAGAIWHYLENNNEATVTKLTREIGVNERTVLMGVGWLAREGKLDFEQRKQGTYITLKTQQSNAKVV